The following DNA comes from Acidobacteriota bacterium.
CGGCAACAAGGACATCATCACCGCCACGCACATGGCGAAGATGAAGGACAAGGCCATCGTCGGCAACATCGGTCACTTCGACAACGAGATCGACATGGCCGGCCTGAAGAAGGTGCCCGGCATCGAGCGCATCAACATCAAGCCGCAGTACGACGAATGGCGCTTCCCCGACGGCCACAGCGTGATGATCCTCGCCGAGGGCCGTCTGCTGAACCTCGGGTGCGCGACGGGTCATCCGAGCTTTGTGATGTCTGCCTCGTTCACCAATCAGGTGACGGCGCAGATCGAGCTCCACACCAACAACGCGGCGTACGAGAAGCAGGTCTACACGCTGCCCAAGCGCCTCGACGAGAAGGTGGCGCGGCTGCACCTCGACAAGCTCGGCGTGAAGCTCACGGTGCTCGACAAGACGCAGGCCGACTACATCGGCGTCCCCGTCGAGGGTCCGTACAAGCCGGATCACTACCGGTACTGAGGCAAGCGCGTCGGCAACGGGCAACCGGCAACCGGCAACCGCTTGGTTCAGATGGAGGTCAGGGGCTTCAGCCCCTGGCACCGGTGCGGAGCAGACACATTCCGCATTCGGCATCGAGTGGCGCCTCGGGGCGCCACTCGCGTTAGCATAGCGGCGCCCATGCTCATCGCGCTCGCGGTTGCAGGCATCGTCGCGCTGATCCTGCTGCTCGCGGTTGCGCGCCTCAACGCCTTCCTCGCCTTCCTCGTCGTCTGTCTCGGCGTGGGGCTCGCCGCGGGGCTGTCGCCCACGCAGGTCTCGCTCTCGATTCAGAAGGGCCTCGGCGACACGCTCGGCTCGCTCGCGATCGTCATCGGCCTCGGCGCCATGCTGGGGAAGATCGTCGCCGAGAGCGGCGCGGCGCAGCGCATCGCCACGAGCCTGATGCGCGTCAGCGGTCCGAGTTACGTGCAGTGGGCCCTGATGGTCACCGGCTTCATCGTCGGCCTGCCGCTGTTCTACGCGGTTGGCTTCGTGCTGGTGATCCCGGTCATCTTCAGCGTCGCCGCGCAGTACCGGCTGCCAACCGTCTACGTCGGCCTCCCGATGCTCGCGGCGTTGTCCGTGACGCACGGATACCTGCCTCCGCACCCGGCACCGGCCGCGCTCGTCCAGCAGTTCCACGCCGACATGGGGCTCACGCTCCTGTACGGGGTCGTGATCGCGATACCCGCCATTCTGCTCGCGGGCCCGGTCTACAGCCGCTTCGTGCGCCACATCGACCGCCCGCCGCTGGCCACCTTCACGCCGACGCTCGTGCCTGATGCCGACCTTCCGTCGCTCGGTGCGAGCCTCTGTTCGGCGTTGCTGCCCGTCGGCATGCTGGCCACGGGATCGGTACTCGTCACTATCGGCGGTGCGGACCAGGTATTGATGGCGGGACGCGCGCTGTCCGATCCCACGCTCGCGATGCTGTGCGGCGTGCTCGCTGCCGTTGCGTTGCTCGGACGACGGCAGGGGCGGTCACTGGCCGACGTGATGACGTGGTGCGAACGTGCCGTCGCCGACATCGCCTCGATGCTGCTCGTGGTGGGAGGGGCGGGTGCCTTCAAGCAGGTGCTGACCGACGCGGGCGCGAGTACCGCCATCGCGAGTGCGCTTCTCAGGCTGCCCGCGCCGCCGCTCGTCCTGGCCTGGGTGATGGCCGGACTCGTGCGCGTGTGCGTCGGCTCGGCAACCGTGGCCGGCCTGACGACGGCAGGTCTCGTGGCACCGCTGGTCATCAGCGGCGCCGTCGATCCGAACCTCATGGTGCTGGCGATCGGTGCGGGAAGCCTCCTCCTCTCGCACGTGAACGACGGCGCCTTCTGGCTCTTCAAGGAATACTTTGCGCTGTCTGTCGCGGAGACCTTGCAGACGTGGACCGCAATGGAGACGATCGTGGCCATCGTCGGACTCGCCGGCGTGCTCGTGCTCGACGTCCTGATTCACTGACCAACACCCATGACTCCTGAACAACGCTTCGCTGCTCTCGGCCTCGAACTCCCGCCCGCCCCCAGACCGATGGGCGTCTACAAGCCCGGCCTCATCGAGGGACCGTATCTCTACGTGTCGGGGCATGGCACGATGCGCGCCGACGGCACGATGATCACCGGCCGCGTGGGCGAGGCCCTCGATGCCGACGCCGCCAAGCTCGCCGCGCGCCAGGTGGGACTGTCGATCATCGCGACGATCCGCGCCACCGTCGGCTCGCTCGATCGCGTGCAGCGCGTGGTGAAGGTGCTCGGCATGGTGTGGGCCACGCCCGAGTTCGACAGGCACCCGTTCGTCGTGAACGGCTGCAGCGAGCTCTTCGCGGCCATCTGGGGCGACGACCTCGGCGTGGGCGTGCGCAGCGCGGTGGGCATGGGGTCGCTGCCGGGCAACATCCCCGTCGAGATCGAAGCGCTGTTCCGCCTGACGGACGCCTGACATGCTGCTCGTCGACGCGCACCTCGACCTGTCGATGAACGCGCTCGAATGGAACCGCGACCTGCGTCAGCCTGTCGCGGCCATCAGAGCACGTGAGGCCGGACTCACCGACAGGCCCGATCGCGGTCGCGCCACCGTCTCGCTTCCCGAGCTGAAAAGGGGACGCGTCGGCCTCGTGGTCGCCACGCAGATCGCACGCTACGTCGCACCGTCCAATCCGCTGCCCGGCTGGCACTCGGCGGAGCAGGCGTGGGCGCAGACGCAGGGTCAACTCGCGTGGTATCGCGAGATGGAACGCGCGGGGGAGATGACGGCGATCGTGGACCTCCCGTCGCTCGATGCACACCTCGCGCGCTGGCAGGAGGCGGGCGGCAACGTCGATGCGTTACCCGTTGGTTACATTCGCAGCCTCGAAGGAGCCGACTCGCTGGTGTCGGTGGAGTATCTGGAACGCGCGGTGCGCGACGGCCTGCGTGCCGTGGGACCCGCGCACTACGGGCCTGGACGATACGCGCCCGGCACGCATACGACGGGACGCCTCGAAGCCGACGGACCGGCCCTGCTCGCGGCGATGGAGCGCTTCGGCGTGATTCTCGACGTCACGCACCTGAGCGACGACAGCCTCTGGCAGGCACTCGACCTGTTCGGCGGTGCCGTGTGGGCGAGCCATCACAACGCACGCGCGCTCGTCGACGACCAGCGCCAGCTTCCCGACGATCAGATCAAGGCGGTCGTCGCCAGGGGCGCCGTCATCGGCGCGTCGTGCGATGCGTGGATGATCGTGCCGAACTGGGTGCGCGGCGTGTCGACGCCGCAGTCCGCCGGCTGCACGTTCGAGAGGCTGGCCGATCACGTCCTGCACATCTGCTCGCTGGCGGGCTCGACGCGTCACGTCTGCATCGGATCGGATCTCGACGGCGCGTTCGGCACCGAGCAGACGCCTGCCGACCTCGACACGATCGTCGACCTGCACCGCCTCTGCGACGTACTCGCCTCGCGCGGGTTCTCCGACGAGGATCTGGAGCGCTTCCGCTGGCGCAACATCGTCGATTTCATCAGGGCCCACTGGGCCGGACGGGAGTGGCTGCAATGACGCGTCGCGTACTCATCGCCGCATGTGCGGCGCTCGGACTGGCTGCGGTCGCGCCGCCGACCTTCGCGCAGACGACCGATGACGCCCTGCGCGTCATGAGCTTCAACATCCGCTACGGCACCGCGAAGGACGGCGACAATCACTGGGACAACCGCAAGGCGTTCCTCGTCGACGTACTGCGTGCCGAGGCGCCTGACATCGTCGGCCTCCAGGAGGCGCTCCACGACCAGATTGCGTACATCGTCGACGCACTGCCCGACTACTCGGTCGTCGGCGTCGGGCGCGACGATGGCGTATGGAAGGGGGAGTACACGGCGATCCTGTACAAGCGGGCGAGGCTGTCTCTCCAGCGCACCGACACGTTCTGGTTCTCGGAGACGCCGACAGTCGTGGCGTCGACGAGTTGGGGCAACTCCATCACGCGCATCTGCACGTGGGCGCAGTTCACGACGCCGGACGGACGTCCGCTGACGGTGTTCAATCTTCACCTCGATCACCAGTCGCAGCCGTCGCGCGAGAAGTCGGCGGCGCTGCTGCGCGCACGCATCGACGCGCGCGATCCGAAAGCGCCCGCTATCGTGATGGGCGACTTCAACTCCGGCGAGCGCAACCCGGCGGTCGCGACGATGCGTGAGGGCGGCACGCTGGTCGACACGTTCCGCGTCAAGCATCCCGATGCGTCGCCCGTGGGCACGTTCACGGGCTTCAAGTACGGCCAGGTGTCGGGTGAGAAGATCGACTACATCTTCGCGACGGCGGATTGGGAAGTCGTCGAA
Coding sequences within:
- a CDS encoding endonuclease/exonuclease/phosphatase family protein — its product is MTRRVLIAACAALGLAAVAPPTFAQTTDDALRVMSFNIRYGTAKDGDNHWDNRKAFLVDVLRAEAPDIVGLQEALHDQIAYIVDALPDYSVVGVGRDDGVWKGEYTAILYKRARLSLQRTDTFWFSETPTVVASTSWGNSITRICTWAQFTTPDGRPLTVFNLHLDHQSQPSREKSAALLRARIDARDPKAPAIVMGDFNSGERNPAVATMREGGTLVDTFRVKHPDASPVGTFTGFKYGQVSGEKIDYIFATADWEVVEAAIVRTERNQRYPSDHFPVTAVLRRR
- a CDS encoding gluconate transporter; translation: MLIALAVAGIVALILLLAVARLNAFLAFLVVCLGVGLAAGLSPTQVSLSIQKGLGDTLGSLAIVIGLGAMLGKIVAESGAAQRIATSLMRVSGPSYVQWALMVTGFIVGLPLFYAVGFVLVIPVIFSVAAQYRLPTVYVGLPMLAALSVTHGYLPPHPAPAALVQQFHADMGLTLLYGVVIAIPAILLAGPVYSRFVRHIDRPPLATFTPTLVPDADLPSLGASLCSALLPVGMLATGSVLVTIGGADQVLMAGRALSDPTLAMLCGVLAAVALLGRRQGRSLADVMTWCERAVADIASMLLVVGGAGAFKQVLTDAGASTAIASALLRLPAPPLVLAWVMAGLVRVCVGSATVAGLTTAGLVAPLVISGAVDPNLMVLAIGAGSLLLSHVNDGAFWLFKEYFALSVAETLQTWTAMETIVAIVGLAGVLVLDVLIH
- a CDS encoding membrane dipeptidase, which produces MLLVDAHLDLSMNALEWNRDLRQPVAAIRAREAGLTDRPDRGRATVSLPELKRGRVGLVVATQIARYVAPSNPLPGWHSAEQAWAQTQGQLAWYREMERAGEMTAIVDLPSLDAHLARWQEAGGNVDALPVGYIRSLEGADSLVSVEYLERAVRDGLRAVGPAHYGPGRYAPGTHTTGRLEADGPALLAAMERFGVILDVTHLSDDSLWQALDLFGGAVWASHHNARALVDDQRQLPDDQIKAVVARGAVIGASCDAWMIVPNWVRGVSTPQSAGCTFERLADHVLHICSLAGSTRHVCIGSDLDGAFGTEQTPADLDTIVDLHRLCDVLASRGFSDEDLERFRWRNIVDFIRAHWAGREWLQ
- a CDS encoding RidA family protein; the protein is MTPEQRFAALGLELPPAPRPMGVYKPGLIEGPYLYVSGHGTMRADGTMITGRVGEALDADAAKLAARQVGLSIIATIRATVGSLDRVQRVVKVLGMVWATPEFDRHPFVVNGCSELFAAIWGDDLGVGVRSAVGMGSLPGNIPVEIEALFRLTDA
- a CDS encoding adenosylhomocysteinase; this encodes GNKDIITATHMAKMKDKAIVGNIGHFDNEIDMAGLKKVPGIERINIKPQYDEWRFPDGHSVMILAEGRLLNLGCATGHPSFVMSASFTNQVTAQIELHTNNAAYEKQVYTLPKRLDEKVARLHLDKLGVKLTVLDKTQADYIGVPVEGPYKPDHYRY